From the genome of Pseudosulfitobacter sp. DSM 107133, one region includes:
- a CDS encoding creatininase family protein translates to MKRYWADHSQREFAALDHDRLIAVLPIGAIEQHGPHLPMSVDSCTVTGVARRLADALPESSPVIFLPTQSVCKSDEHIDFPGTLTLSAETLIRVLTEIGASVARAGVRKLVLLNGHGGNIPVMDIVARQLRISHDMLAFSVNWFGFGMPEGVYSETERSHGIHAGDMETSVMLALDPDNVDMRHARDFRSRGQDLFEGTKHLGLGRAGKPAWKTQDLSPSGACGEAHLATAAKGAATLDHAVARLVEAMAEIEAIPADWLHSKPEV, encoded by the coding sequence ATGAAGCGGTACTGGGCCGATCACAGCCAGCGCGAATTCGCCGCACTGGATCACGACCGCCTGATTGCGGTTCTGCCAATCGGGGCAATTGAACAACATGGACCGCATCTGCCCATGTCGGTCGACAGTTGCACCGTTACCGGTGTCGCACGCCGTCTGGCCGATGCCCTGCCCGAGAGCAGTCCGGTCATCTTCCTGCCCACACAGTCGGTCTGCAAAAGCGATGAACACATCGACTTTCCCGGCACCCTGACCCTGTCGGCAGAAACCCTGATCCGCGTGCTGACCGAGATCGGTGCCAGCGTGGCGCGGGCCGGGGTGCGCAAGCTGGTGCTGCTGAACGGGCACGGCGGCAACATACCGGTGATGGACATCGTCGCGCGGCAATTGCGCATCTCGCACGACATGCTGGCGTTCTCGGTCAACTGGTTCGGGTTCGGCATGCCCGAAGGCGTGTATTCCGAAACCGAACGCAGCCACGGCATTCACGCGGGCGATATGGAAACATCGGTTATGCTGGCGCTGGACCCCGACAACGTGGACATGCGCCACGCCCGCGACTTCCGCTCGCGCGGGCAGGACCTGTTCGAGGGGACCAAGCATCTGGGCCTTGGCCGGGCGGGCAAACCCGCGTGGAAAACCCAGGACCTGAGCCCCTCAGGTGCCTGCGGCGAGGCGCATCTGGCCACTGCGGCCAAGGGCGCGGCAACACTGGATCATGCGGTTGCGCGACTGGTCGAGGCGATGGCCGAGATTGAGGCCATCCCCGCCGACTGGCTGCACAGCAAACCGGAGGTTTGA
- a CDS encoding helix-turn-helix domain-containing protein, translating into MSDLARTPRQIGAIIHRARKKRDWTQMKLAERAGLRQATISMIESGEKPAKLESILAVLAALDLEFRIGARSKGHGSDIEELF; encoded by the coding sequence ATGAGTGATTTGGCACGCACACCAAGACAGATTGGCGCGATCATCCACCGGGCCCGCAAAAAGCGGGACTGGACGCAGATGAAGCTTGCCGAGCGGGCAGGTCTGCGCCAGGCAACGATTTCGATGATAGAGAGCGGAGAAAAGCCCGCAAAGCTCGAATCCATCCTCGCTGTCCTTGCTGCTCTCGACCTGGAATTCAGGATCGGCGCGCGCTCCAAAGGTCATGGCAGCGATATTGAAGAGTTGTTCTGA
- a CDS encoding type II toxin-antitoxin system HipA family toxin, translating to MGRRPAYAPLRVYLNNRRVGTLSREASGAVGFSYEADWLDWEHALPVSLSLPLRETPYRGEPVSAVFENLLPDSDKLRRLVAEKVGARGTDAYSMLTKIGHDCVGALQFIAGEDDAPDATGKIEGEAVDAATIEKILNGLSQAPLGLASDDGFRISVAGAQEKTALLWHDGQWIKPHGTTPTSHLIKTQIGKLPDGIDLSDSVENEYYCLKLTAAFGLPVNTATIETFGETKALVIERFDRRWTKDGRLLRLPQEDCCQALSVPPTLKYQNEGGPGMIDVLGLLNGSDTPIEDQDIFLKAQIIFWLMGATDAHAKNFSVFLSPGGSYRMTPLYDIVTAQGALEARQIERKQMKMAMSVGNSRHYRFDQVHGRHFVQTAMRAGFSKKRTIGLIEEIAARTPEALDTVASVLPKAFPQAIVDTVGKAIMGRLDGLKLHDIA from the coding sequence ATGGGGCGGCGTCCAGCCTATGCGCCCTTGCGGGTCTATCTGAACAACCGCCGCGTCGGCACGCTGAGCCGCGAGGCAAGCGGTGCCGTCGGGTTTTCCTACGAAGCGGACTGGCTCGACTGGGAACATGCCCTGCCGGTCTCCTTGTCACTGCCGCTTCGCGAGACGCCCTATCGCGGCGAACCTGTTTCTGCCGTCTTTGAGAACCTGTTGCCTGACTCGGACAAGCTGCGCCGCCTCGTTGCTGAAAAGGTCGGCGCGCGCGGGACGGACGCCTACAGTATGCTGACCAAGATCGGCCACGACTGCGTGGGGGCGCTCCAGTTCATCGCAGGAGAGGATGACGCCCCCGATGCCACCGGCAAGATCGAAGGTGAAGCTGTCGATGCGGCGACCATCGAAAAAATCCTGAACGGGTTGAGCCAGGCACCGCTTGGCCTCGCCAGCGACGACGGCTTCAGGATTTCCGTTGCCGGGGCGCAGGAAAAGACCGCTTTGCTTTGGCACGACGGTCAGTGGATCAAACCCCACGGCACGACGCCGACATCCCACCTGATCAAGACGCAGATCGGAAAACTGCCGGATGGCATTGATCTCTCGGACAGCGTCGAGAACGAATACTATTGCCTGAAGCTCACCGCAGCGTTTGGCCTGCCTGTGAACACCGCCACCATCGAAACCTTCGGCGAGACCAAGGCGCTGGTAATCGAGCGCTTTGATCGCCGCTGGACGAAAGACGGGCGATTGCTGCGCCTGCCTCAGGAAGATTGCTGCCAGGCACTTTCTGTACCACCGACACTCAAATACCAGAACGAGGGTGGCCCCGGCATGATTGATGTCCTGGGCTTGCTCAACGGCAGCGATACACCGATTGAGGATCAGGACATTTTCCTCAAAGCGCAGATCATATTCTGGCTGATGGGCGCGACGGACGCCCATGCCAAGAACTTCAGTGTGTTTCTAAGCCCTGGCGGCAGCTATCGCATGACCCCGCTCTATGACATCGTGACAGCGCAAGGTGCACTGGAAGCCCGCCAAATCGAACGCAAGCAAATGAAGATGGCGATGTCGGTCGGAAACAGCCGACACTATCGCTTTGATCAGGTTCACGGGCGGCATTTTGTGCAGACGGCCATGCGCGCCGGTTTCTCAAAAAAGCGAACCATCGGCCTCATCGAGGAGATCGCGGCAAGAACGCCCGAAGCGCTTGATACTGTCGCCAGCGTCCTGCCCAAAGCCTTCCCTCAAGCCATTGTCGATACCGTTGGCAAAGCGATCATGGGGCGGCTTGATGGCCTCAAGCTGCATGACATCGCGTAG
- a CDS encoding adenylate/guanylate cyclase domain-containing protein: MGFLMGDPTASAGTGLTISAKRLFNLYALGRSHDLPVPQRDAALLWAAILPLACATILGWAVFYLAYDAASLWPAAAFCASFQITLIIPWIARRSQLVAEVFASVMIVALFTLLMWMFGATSDLNYAILSFVLILIMEIGTRRPAAMLVFIPPLIALFWALPFWFPDPQPFTNATPWLLETIQFANLSSLILVTLMMIVVILRRAENAEIALASEYDRSETLLANLVPGQIAERLKENPGEVIADENAEVTILFADIVDFTPKAARMAPEELVNYLNRIFSAFDALTARHGLEKIKTIGDAYMVAAGMPTARADHAQAAAEMALDMLDITRRLSADMGETVEVRIGLHTGSAVGGVIGTTKVFYDVWGDTVNTAARMESHGEAGHIQLTTEARTALGSSYTFAPRGSVEIKGKGTVETFWLTGRDIKSQDLL; encoded by the coding sequence ATGGGATTTTTGATGGGCGATCCAACAGCTTCAGCCGGTACAGGCCTGACAATCTCTGCGAAACGCTTGTTCAACCTCTATGCACTTGGTCGGTCGCACGATCTGCCCGTACCGCAACGCGACGCTGCATTATTATGGGCAGCAATTTTGCCACTCGCCTGCGCGACGATCTTGGGCTGGGCGGTGTTCTATCTAGCCTATGACGCGGCCTCTTTGTGGCCAGCGGCGGCATTTTGTGCAAGTTTTCAGATCACACTTATTATCCCTTGGATCGCGCGGCGCAGCCAACTTGTGGCGGAGGTGTTTGCAAGCGTGATGATCGTTGCCTTGTTCACACTGTTGATGTGGATGTTTGGCGCAACGTCTGATCTGAACTACGCGATCCTGTCCTTTGTGCTTATCTTGATAATGGAAATCGGCACACGGCGTCCTGCCGCGATGCTTGTCTTTATCCCGCCACTGATAGCATTGTTCTGGGCGCTTCCGTTTTGGTTTCCAGACCCACAACCCTTCACCAATGCAACGCCTTGGTTGTTGGAAACAATCCAGTTTGCCAATTTAAGCAGCTTGATCTTAGTAACCCTGATGATGATCGTCGTTATCCTGCGTCGCGCTGAGAACGCAGAGATCGCCCTCGCATCGGAATATGACCGCTCGGAAACGCTGCTTGCCAATCTGGTGCCAGGCCAGATCGCGGAGCGCCTAAAAGAAAATCCCGGCGAAGTCATCGCCGATGAGAATGCTGAGGTCACGATCCTCTTTGCCGACATTGTTGATTTTACTCCAAAGGCAGCGCGCATGGCACCGGAGGAGCTGGTAAACTACCTGAACCGTATCTTTTCAGCCTTCGATGCCCTTACTGCCCGTCATGGTCTGGAAAAGATCAAAACTATCGGAGATGCCTATATGGTTGCGGCAGGTATGCCGACGGCCCGCGCTGACCATGCGCAAGCAGCAGCAGAGATGGCGTTGGATATGCTCGACATCACCCGTAGGCTAAGCGCTGATATGGGTGAGACCGTTGAAGTGCGGATTGGCCTCCATACTGGCTCTGCAGTCGGGGGCGTCATCGGCACGACCAAAGTGTTTTACGACGTCTGGGGTGACACAGTGAACACCGCTGCGCGTATGGAAAGTCATGGCGAGGCAGGTCATATTCAATTGACCACCGAAGCGCGCACTGCATTGGGTAGCAGCTATACTTTTGCCCCGCGCGGGAGTGTTGAGATCAAAGGTAAAGGTACAGTTGAAACGTTCTGGCTGACGGGACGGGACATTAAATCTCAAGATTTACTTTGA
- a CDS encoding alanine racemase: MLPDQTGSNALTTPALLLDEARMMRNITRLAKRAEDLGVSLRPHMKTAKSTEIARRVTGAVPGPITVSTLAEVEVFHAAGHADILYAVGIAPQKLARVKALRERRCDLVVILDSAVQARAVVAAGVPALIEIDSDGHRGGLVPGDPALVGIGRILHAGGCLRGVMTHAGESYTVRGTAAHADFADRERGAAVTAAEALRAAGLPCPVVSVGSTPTAHAARDLTGVTELRAGVYMFFDLVMAGIGVCTLDDIALSVLTTVIGHQSAKGWVMVDAGWMALSRDRGTAAQDVDQGYGLVCDAQGRVVPDLIVSSANQEHGILSLRPGAAGRLPDLPVGTPLRILPNHACATAAQYSAYNVIPSTPGAPLRIWPRFGGW, translated from the coding sequence ATGTTACCCGACCAGACCGGTTCTAACGCGCTGACGACGCCCGCCTTGCTGCTTGACGAAGCAAGGATGATGCGCAACATCACGCGGCTGGCGAAGCGCGCCGAAGATCTGGGCGTTTCGCTTCGCCCGCACATGAAAACGGCGAAATCCACCGAGATCGCACGAAGGGTGACCGGCGCGGTTCCCGGCCCGATCACCGTCTCGACCCTGGCCGAGGTCGAGGTGTTCCATGCCGCAGGTCACGCCGACATTCTCTATGCCGTGGGGATCGCCCCGCAGAAGCTGGCGCGCGTGAAGGCGCTGCGCGAACGCCGCTGCGATCTGGTGGTGATCCTCGACAGTGCCGTGCAGGCGCGGGCGGTGGTCGCGGCAGGCGTGCCGGCCTTGATCGAGATCGACAGCGACGGCCATCGCGGCGGGCTTGTGCCGGGGGATCCGGCGCTGGTCGGGATCGGGCGCATCCTGCACGCGGGCGGCTGCCTGCGCGGGGTGATGACCCATGCCGGCGAAAGCTATACCGTGCGCGGCACCGCTGCCCATGCCGACTTCGCTGATCGTGAACGCGGCGCGGCGGTCACGGCGGCAGAGGCCCTGCGGGCGGCGGGGCTGCCCTGTCCGGTGGTCAGCGTCGGATCGACGCCAACCGCCCATGCCGCGCGCGATCTGACCGGCGTGACCGAACTGCGCGCCGGGGTCTATATGTTCTTTGACCTGGTGATGGCGGGGATCGGCGTTTGCACCCTGGACGACATCGCGCTCAGTGTTCTGACGACAGTCATAGGGCATCAGAGCGCCAAAGGCTGGGTGATGGTAGACGCCGGCTGGATGGCACTGTCGCGTGACCGGGGCACGGCGGCGCAGGATGTTGATCAGGGCTACGGCCTGGTCTGCGATGCACAGGGGCGGGTGGTGCCCGATTTGATTGTCAGCAGCGCCAATCAGGAACACGGGATCCTCTCGCTGCGCCCGGGTGCCGCCGGGCGACTGCCGGATCTGCCGGTGGGCACGCCTCTGCGCATCCTGCCCAACCACGCCTGCGCCACGGCCGCGCAATACAGCGCCTACAACGTCATCCCGTCCACCCCCGGTGCGCCACTCAGGATCTGGCCCCGGTTCGGCGGCTGGTAG
- a CDS encoding LysR family transcriptional regulator has product MLHIADLRFLTALSSAPSLAAAARSLNVTPPAVSQRLAQIEARLHLRLVERGHGPLRLTAEGAFLIERSGTILGEIETLTEEMTTRAGRIEGPLHVIAPFGFGRLRLAPILSRFAGDNPELRPTLSLSEDPLGAMRAGPWDVLIHVGRLPDLRIVQRKLAANRRFLVAAPAYAARSGLPQSPVDIAAHRVAVVREDRADTTLWPLTGPDGTETSLRVHPVYACNDGEVIRGWALDGNGIVERSEWSVSEDLRAGRLIHVLPDWSLPDADIVALLNPRAVRAVRVDAFVDGLAAEISRNCR; this is encoded by the coding sequence ATGCTGCATATCGCCGACCTTCGCTTCCTGACCGCGCTCTCCAGCGCGCCAAGCCTCGCCGCAGCGGCGCGCAGCCTGAACGTGACCCCACCGGCGGTCTCGCAGCGACTGGCCCAGATCGAGGCCCGGTTGCATTTGCGGCTGGTCGAACGCGGCCACGGCCCGTTGCGCCTGACGGCGGAGGGGGCATTCCTGATCGAGCGGTCCGGCACAATTCTCGGCGAGATCGAGACACTGACGGAAGAGATGACCACCCGCGCGGGTCGCATCGAAGGGCCGTTGCATGTCATCGCCCCCTTCGGCTTCGGGCGGCTGCGCCTGGCCCCGATCCTTTCGCGCTTTGCCGGTGACAACCCCGAGCTTCGCCCGACACTCAGCCTCAGCGAAGATCCCCTGGGGGCCATGCGTGCCGGCCCCTGGGATGTGCTGATCCATGTCGGGCGGCTTCCTGACCTGCGCATCGTGCAGCGCAAGCTGGCGGCGAACCGCCGGTTTCTGGTGGCGGCGCCGGCCTATGCCGCGCGTTCCGGTCTGCCGCAAAGCCCTGTGGATATCGCGGCGCATCGCGTGGCCGTGGTGCGCGAGGACCGGGCCGACACCACGCTTTGGCCCCTGACCGGCCCGGATGGAACCGAGACGAGCCTGCGCGTCCATCCCGTCTATGCCTGCAACGACGGCGAGGTGATCCGGGGATGGGCGCTCGATGGCAATGGCATCGTCGAACGGTCCGAATGGAGCGTCTCTGAGGATCTGCGGGCCGGTCGGCTGATCCATGTCCTGCCCGACTGGTCCCTGCCCGATGCCGATATCGTCGCGCTGCTGAATCCCCGCGCCGTCCGCGCCGTTCGGGTGGATGCTTTTGTGGACGGCCTTGCCGCCGAAATTTCGCGAAATTGCCGCTGA
- a CDS encoding GMC oxidoreductase, which produces MVAGCIWEYKTPQPPQNSGAEATFFWKSDSSLDTPDLQPFQIEVPYTTEVTGKKFDVPPGAWTIAPGLVRPVSTGQVRRTGASPADTALIDSGFLKEQADIDALSRCVELCREIGNSDAMAEFVKREVMPGPMTGKDIANFARDGAISYFHESCTCKMGTDDMSVVDGSLAVHGIEGLMIADASVMPRVTTGNTMAPTVIIGERAADILIR; this is translated from the coding sequence ATGGTGGCCGGATGTATCTGGGAATACAAAACACCTCAGCCCCCGCAAAACTCCGGCGCCGAGGCCACGTTCTTCTGGAAATCGGATTCCAGCCTGGACACGCCCGACCTGCAACCTTTCCAGATCGAAGTGCCCTATACCACCGAAGTCACCGGCAAGAAATTTGACGTCCCACCCGGAGCATGGACCATTGCGCCAGGTCTGGTCCGGCCGGTCTCGACCGGACAGGTGCGACGGACGGGTGCCTCGCCGGCGGACACGGCCCTGATCGACAGCGGTTTCCTGAAGGAACAGGCCGACATAGATGCACTTAGCCGTTGTGTGGAATTGTGTCGCGAGATCGGAAATTCGGATGCGATGGCTGAATTCGTAAAGCGCGAAGTGATGCCCGGACCAATGACGGGAAAAGACATCGCGAACTTTGCACGCGATGGCGCCATCTCCTATTTTCACGAAAGCTGTACCTGCAAGATGGGCACAGACGATATGTCGGTTGTGGACGGGTCGCTGGCTGTCCACGGTATCGAGGGGCTGATGATCGCCGATGCTTCGGTGATGCCACGCGTGACCACCGGAAACACGATGGCACCGACCGTCATCATTGGGGAGCGCGCGGCAGATATCTTGATACGTTAG
- a CDS encoding helix-turn-helix domain-containing protein, translating to MQFGERQERGATATGEERPVSQRLDRLVGYVRDNLKEPITLSDMARAAALSERQLNVLCHEAFDQSPMQWLRGLRLDAIRETILNAPPQNLSALAMQFGFFHLGRFATYYKQRFGELPSQTCIAARNG from the coding sequence ATGCAGTTCGGAGAGAGACAGGAGCGCGGCGCAACGGCCACGGGTGAAGAGCGGCCTGTTTCACAGCGACTGGACAGGTTGGTTGGCTATGTCAGGGACAACCTCAAGGAACCGATCACGCTGTCCGACATGGCCCGCGCGGCAGCCTTGTCCGAGCGGCAACTGAATGTTCTGTGTCATGAGGCGTTTGACCAGTCGCCGATGCAATGGCTGCGCGGCTTGCGACTGGACGCCATACGAGAGACGATCCTGAACGCCCCACCGCAAAATCTTTCCGCGCTTGCAATGCAATTCGGATTTTTCCATCTCGGCAGGTTTGCGACCTATTACAAACAGCGGTTTGGCGAACTTCCCAGCCAAACCTGCATTGCCGCAAGAAACGGCTAG
- a CDS encoding TetR/AcrR family transcriptional regulator, whose product MDKSVISHIIATAERLFARQGYDQTSLRQITREADVNVASVNYYFGSKDALAEAVFEGVIARVTKARLALLDRISAEAGENAPDLERVVSSFIEPYLAPGNEDQGALMARFILKHRLSPNDATRRIVSTYLNPLAGRYVEMFGRATTGIAGDDLVWRYLMMVSTIVLTATEDWEADRLATLTEGRASLKDRQKLLDQTVGFLVAGIQSDVAGTFHATAPVPDDDS is encoded by the coding sequence ATGGATAAGTCCGTCATATCCCACATCATAGCGACGGCCGAACGGCTGTTCGCCCGTCAGGGTTATGACCAGACCTCCCTGCGCCAGATCACACGCGAGGCAGATGTAAACGTTGCCTCTGTGAATTACTATTTCGGATCAAAAGACGCGCTTGCCGAGGCGGTGTTCGAGGGCGTCATCGCGCGGGTCACGAAAGCGCGTCTTGCCTTGCTTGACCGAATATCGGCAGAGGCTGGTGAAAACGCGCCCGATCTTGAGCGTGTTGTCTCCAGTTTTATCGAGCCCTATCTGGCCCCCGGGAACGAGGATCAGGGCGCGTTGATGGCGCGGTTTATTCTGAAACATCGCCTGTCGCCAAATGACGCGACGCGGCGCATCGTGTCGACCTATCTGAACCCGCTGGCGGGCCGCTATGTCGAAATGTTCGGGCGCGCAACGACTGGAATTGCAGGCGACGATCTTGTGTGGCGCTATCTGATGATGGTCAGCACCATCGTCTTGACGGCGACCGAGGATTGGGAGGCGGACCGATTGGCCACATTGACCGAAGGCCGCGCCAGCCTGAAGGACCGTCAAAAGCTTTTGGACCAGACTGTCGGCTTTCTGGTTGCTGGCATCCAAAGCGATGTTGCCGGGACCTTTCACGCGACCGCGCCGGTTCCAGACGACGATTCTTAG
- a CDS encoding C4-dicarboxylate TRAP transporter substrate-binding protein: MQKTTRTRSLICGLALGVSPATLVHADSFNWTIASGHPPVTKGVALLSSYFIPEVTTRLEAMGHTVAWTEAYGGSLAGVTEVLEAVEVGITDFGYVPTIFEADRLPLEQVTYVTPFSSSNVSTMVSIINDLHDRVPAMEAAWTDANQKRLAASVVDSYQIITDFEWTDLSDLQGRKIVSGGLSTNWLRGTGATALAGSLPEYYNAVRTGLADGIIVFESAIAPYKFYEVAPYISSINFGPQSASALSVNLDSWGQIPPDVQAVIEEVASEYEAKVAVGYEEIAAKSVATAQENGAIVVSLADEARVAYAMAMPNIAREWAAGVDAQGKAGTETLEAYLAALADAGAHFVRDWAAD; the protein is encoded by the coding sequence ATGCAGAAAACAACGCGTACCCGCTCGCTCATTTGCGGCCTAGCTCTGGGGGTGTCCCCGGCCACGCTGGTGCATGCCGACAGCTTTAACTGGACCATTGCATCCGGCCACCCGCCGGTCACCAAAGGCGTCGCATTGCTCAGCAGCTATTTCATTCCCGAGGTCACGACGCGGCTGGAAGCGATGGGCCACACCGTAGCCTGGACCGAAGCCTATGGCGGCTCGCTGGCTGGTGTCACCGAGGTTCTGGAGGCGGTCGAGGTCGGGATCACTGACTTTGGATACGTTCCAACCATTTTCGAAGCGGATCGTCTGCCTTTGGAACAGGTCACCTATGTGACGCCGTTTTCAAGCAGCAACGTCAGCACGATGGTCAGTATCATCAACGACTTGCACGACCGCGTGCCCGCGATGGAGGCCGCCTGGACCGACGCCAACCAAAAGCGTCTGGCCGCTTCTGTTGTGGATTCCTATCAGATCATCACCGATTTTGAATGGACCGATTTGTCCGATCTGCAAGGGCGCAAGATTGTGTCAGGGGGGCTGTCGACGAACTGGTTGCGCGGCACCGGGGCTACAGCGCTGGCGGGATCGCTTCCTGAATATTACAACGCGGTCAGGACAGGGCTGGCCGATGGAATTATCGTCTTTGAAAGCGCCATCGCACCCTATAAATTCTACGAGGTCGCACCCTATATTTCGAGCATCAACTTCGGCCCGCAGTCTGCCTCTGCGCTGAGCGTGAATCTGGACAGCTGGGGGCAAATCCCGCCCGACGTTCAGGCGGTGATCGAAGAGGTGGCTTCGGAATACGAGGCCAAGGTCGCCGTCGGGTATGAAGAGATCGCGGCGAAAAGCGTGGCAACGGCGCAGGAAAACGGGGCGATTGTGGTGTCTTTGGCGGACGAAGCGCGCGTGGCCTATGCTATGGCGATGCCCAATATTGCCCGCGAATGGGCCGCAGGCGTAGATGCCCAGGGCAAGGCAGGCACCGAGACGCTGGAAGCCTATCTGGCTGCATTGGCGGATGCAGGGGCGCATTTTGTCCGCGACTGGGCGGCTGACTGA
- a CDS encoding TRAP transporter small permease yields MKIEQDRPDGPRRRSAASKFMDGITRAVSAIGSLMIVGLMVGINLDVSGRYFFNSPLPGTAEIISASIVSIIFLQLADCIRTDRMIRSDILLARLVVSRPRLADGFYAVFALVGFGMLAVLVWFLIPSVSKAFYHSHTVGVPGMFVMPVWPFYALVLVGAVLATLEYLRAACAHFSAAIRGQRT; encoded by the coding sequence ATGAAAATCGAACAGGACAGGCCGGATGGCCCGAGGCGGCGAAGTGCCGCCTCGAAATTCATGGACGGCATAACACGCGCTGTTTCGGCCATTGGCAGTCTGATGATTGTCGGGCTTATGGTCGGGATAAATCTGGACGTGAGCGGGCGGTATTTCTTTAACAGCCCCTTGCCGGGCACGGCCGAAATAATTTCGGCATCAATCGTGTCTATCATCTTTTTGCAGCTGGCAGACTGTATCCGCACCGACAGGATGATCCGTTCGGACATTTTGCTGGCCCGGCTTGTCGTTTCGCGTCCGCGTCTGGCTGACGGGTTCTATGCGGTCTTTGCGCTGGTAGGGTTCGGGATGCTGGCGGTTCTGGTCTGGTTTCTGATCCCGTCCGTCAGCAAGGCTTTTTATCACAGTCACACCGTCGGCGTGCCTGGCATGTTCGTGATGCCGGTCTGGCCGTTCTATGCGCTGGTGCTTGTCGGGGCGGTGCTGGCCACTTTGGAATATCTGCGCGCGGCATGCGCGCATTTCTCTGCCGCAATAAGGGGTCAACGCACATGA